CAggctgtgctcagggctgggacCAGAGAGAAACCTTCCTGCACTTCGGACTTCCTGCACGGTGCTGGGGAGCGTGGCCGCCCTCACTCATGGCAGCCCTTACTCACAGCAGCAGGGTGGCAGGAAGGGTGAGAACAGGGCGGCTGCCCTGCGAGAGGCAGGCTGGGGAGAAGAGTAGGGGAGGAGATTCAGGCATGTAACACCGCGTTAAAAACAAAGTTACAAATCTTTTAATAAAATTCGTTATAAGTTACAGTTTCCTAGAGAACAGGCTCCAGTGTATAAAACCAGGagacagagctggaggagcaggggaAGCACCGGCAGGAGCCTCTCCCCccacaggaaagaagaaagagggacAGAAAGTTCTGACAGCcatttattaggaaaaaagaagtcccTATGAGTGGTCCAGTGGATGCAGAAAGACATCCGTCCGCGTCCCTCTGTTCCTCCACCCTCACCCCCAAAGGCAAACACGTATGACAAGTCCTAACGAAGTCATGTATGTCAGCACGTCCAGGCGGACCTCAAATCCATCTTCTGTGGCACAGGGTTACCTGCAGGGATGCAGAGAAGCCAGAGGACAACTTCCCCTCAGTACTGTTGCCCCCTGTGACTACGCCCCGCGCAGCGGCACAGTGTCCTGGCTCACATTTTTTGCAGCAAGCTAAAGGGGCCGGTCCCGCCCGCCTGGAGGGTAAGTCCtttctgcagggacagggctCTTCACCCCACAGCAGGCTTTAGTGGGGAAGAAGCTGCAGTCCTTGGTGTGCTGCACAGGGAGCGGGCCTGGCCGCCAGAGCCAAGTGGCAAAGAACCAACGGCACGCGTGGGTGAAGAGGTGGCAGCAGGCCTGGAGCCCTGCACTCAGGGCAAGGtcagcacacagacacagcGCTTGGCGGTGAGGTGAAGAGCTGAAACGAAGCTGCTCCGCAACAGGGACATTTTGCAGCCAGGTCCCCTCACGTTGCTCCACTCCAGTCTCCCACCTGCCCCTCCAGGCACTGCTTCTGGCCTGGCTTCAGGCCGGCCAGGCAGATCCGTGTTCCCTACTGTGCCGTGGGGAAGGGTGAACACGCAGAGAGGTGCAACCCAGCCAGACCGAGCGCAGAGGGGAGTTTGGCCACCTGTGTTTGCACGTGTGGAGGGGGCAGCTGTCACTCCAGCACAGCCATGAGGAGATGCAGTTCTCTGAAGGCACTACCGTGGCGGCCGCTGAGCCCGGATTTGTTCTTGACAATGTTGCTGatgtttttcagctgcttgTAGCACAGCCTGCATTTATGGAGCCTGTGAAAACAGCAGACACAGCACGAATGCTTAGCCGCATGGGAGATGTGCCTGTTCCCAAAGTGCCCGAGATTCATCTcaagcaggagagaaaatgcaagccCTGCAAATGGCCTGACTGGAATGGGAGCGTGACTCTGCAGGAACAGCAGGTCTCCAGCCCGCATGCTGATGAAGCAGGAGAATGGCATCCTCACAAGGGCTCTTTCACGCCTATTTTCCCCTTTGGCAGTAAAgtctgaggaggaaagaggtgCTGTTTCCGGAGAGCTGGTTCTCAGAGCAGAGCTACCCTGTGAATGAACTGGAAGCCCAAGGCCTAGCTGACAACTCCTGTGTTTTGTGAGGTGAAGGGTGCAGCCACTGGCTGGTTTTACTTCTGACACACTTGAGCTTTGTTTAGGTATGACTCAATACATAGAGACAGGGGGAAAAGCAGTCTTTGGCCTTTTCCTCAGAGGAGGAGGGGTTGGTATTTGCAGACAAAAGGAAAGGCATGCCTAGTCTAGTATCAAAACCTCGAGGAAAAGGAGCAAAGCTCAACTAGAGAGAGGCTGGTTTGAAAGGGAGCAAGTGGAGGTGTTAAGTGCTTACCTCTCCTCTCTGGTGATGTCCACTCCAACAGAAGGTGGTGCAGCAAGTATGTCGGTGATCAGTGGCAGGAATCTCTGAAGGATGAGTTTCAAGGAGGTGCAGCCCGTTTGCACataactgaaaagcaaacagagaatCAGACCCCACCTGAACTTCATTCCTCTCCCACACACCCAgcttgggggaggggggggtggagggTGGGGGGCAACGTACTCAATCCCCTCCCTCCACCACTTGTAACCAGATAAGGAGAACAGTAAGTGTCAGTATAGTCTTAGTTGGAGCTGAGACCGACAAGCGAGCCTTTTCCCAAGGCGTACACCCTGCTAAGTGGGACTTTCCTGCTCAAGAGTAGACACGTCCTGCTGAGGACACCTGGCAGGATCCTCTCTCCCAGTAGGAAAGGATAGAAAACCCCATCTTAAGCAACATGCTGCCTTCCCACCTAAAGATGAGATTCAAAGCAGTCTTCTAAGTGGAACCAAGACTGCCGTGGGACTTCATTCCCCTTGTCCCAAGTTGACAGTTTCATTCTCATGAATGCACAGAGCCCACTGGGTCTACATCTATCTGACCCCTCCTGGCTCACAGCTGCCTTTACCTTACACCACCACACTTACACCAGACCTAAACATCCTGCTCCTAATGAGGACTTCCTGCCCACACATTCTTCCCATATCATTTCCTAACACTCACTTGGCCACTGCACTGTTATCTTCCAGGTGTTGTACCAGCATCATGCTGTatctgctgtgatttttcaCAATTTTCTTCCAGCCACAAAAAGCCTCGTGGAGCCCTCCTATCAGCACCCACATCTTTCCCACAGAACACGCCATGTTCTTGTGGCCTCACCTTTCATATTTactttggagaagtttttctaTTTGAGGCAGAACTACGGTGCATAAATCCAACTTCCAGAgagatctgaaaagaaaagtgTGTGTTTGCAAGGATGGAGCATGAGGCTTTCCAAAGCTGAGCTGACAGCAATGAAGTTTTCTGGCAGAAATGTTCAGGTAGCTGAGCCCAAGTCTACTGAGCAAGTTCACTAACTCCCCCTTGCGATAGAAAGCAGCAGGTTCTGACATTTAATTTACTCCCTGCAGAGTCACTATATGAAGCCCTTTGATTTTCCTTACGAGACATCATTTACCAACAGAAAAGGCCCTGTACAACTCCAGCAGTCActggcactgcagagctggagatgtGACCTCAAGCACATGTGACCTCAAGCCACGGCCAGCTGGACATGAGGcaggtgcagcacagcactcctgACACAGCCAGACAGCTCTTTGGTATCCCGGAGATCCAGCACTCACGCAGTTTGGTTGACAATGTTCAAGAGGTCCACAACAACAGACAGGTCGTTGGTTGCTACCGCAGCGTCCACAGAGTTctgagagagaaggagaagaaaactaTTGCAAAGTCTGAACTGGCTAGACTAGTGCAATAAATACCAAGTGCCACTTTTCAAACAACACGGTAGAAGAAATGGAGAGATTGTAGGTGAGAGAGGATAACCCTCTCCATGTTTCATTGTGACCTTTCAAGCCCAGCTGGGACATGGCAGCACTTTGCAACACACCCTGTGGCACAGACTCTGTAAGATCCCATCTTTTGTATGGGACAGTCCCACAGCAGCCAAtggagctgctcagctgctcccctCATGAACCTCAGGCTTCTCCACATCCTTGCCTTCATGTCACTGGTGCTCCATACAGCCCTCACAGTGTCCAGATTCTTGTGGCGGCTGGTGAGCACCATGCACACAGTCTTGTGGCCTTTCCTGATCTGGGACATGATTTCTTCATCCGTGAGTTCAGCCTGGCTTTGGTTTTTCAGAGCCTGAAAATACAGACACCACTAGAGGAGCAATAACAGAACAGGATGGTACAGAAAGGGGAAGAGCTTTCTCTGTCCTCGGTGAGAGTTGGTTTTGGTGTACTGAGGGCCAAGAGGCCTCCGAGATATAAGAGGTAATGACCGTCGTGAAATAATGCTGTATGTGTAATGGCACACAGCAATTTTCTAAATGAATCACTGTCTAGTATGCAGACTCATTCAGTGTCTTTGTCCCATCCCTTGTCCCCTGGTTTAATAACACATTCCTCAGGAGCATGGACCaacactgctgtgtttgcatcAGCCTGCCACCACTCACACTGGGGGCTGGCTGGTCCAGCAGCCCTGAGGTGCTAACCCCACAGGAACTGCAAGTTGAAGCAGTTGGGAGGCAGGAGAGCAAGCTGGCAAGGGAAGCACCATGtaagcaggagggaagggaacATGTTCTTTGGCTGCTGTGTTCAGTGGTAATGACTGCAAGCTGCAGAAGGCACCTAAGAGACCCTTCTGCACCTACGAGAACACCCACTTTCTGATGCCACCAACACCAACAGAAACGTCTGACCAAAGATACTTACTGGTAGGAAGTCAGAGGCTTTCAGGCCAATGGGCTCGTTCCTGGCTGCAGGAATGACTGATGGCTCTGCTCTGGGCATAGGAGTTGAGGAAGCAATTGGTGGCCTCTGAAATGTCTCAGGCTGCGGGAGAAATTGGGACAGAAGTTCTAGCAGCAGGAATATGGCCCTAGTCTCATGCCTTCTTTCCCCTCAAAACAGTTTCCCATTTGCTGGTATGGGTTAGAAGGCAATAAAGTACACATCAGGATTCAACGCAGGTTTGCAAAGAACAGGCAGACACTCCAGCAGAAGTGCTGAGTGCTGTCACTGTTACCGGCTTCAAAAATTAGGGCAATGGGCCGTGCCCAGCCTGAAGGCAGAGAGAATTCTAAAGAAGCCAGAACAGCCTATCCTGTCTCCCAACAGCTGCTTGAGATTTTGGCTATCACAGTCTCAGTTTGAGTGCCTGCAGAAATGTAGCACCTGAGTTCTCTTCAGAGTGCCCTTACTtgagatgaaagaagaaatatcatCATATGAGAAGCCAACAAAAGCAATACAGCCATCATCTGCTGAAGGCCTACCCTTCAAGTCTGCTGCTCAGATGAGACACGTGGATGGACAAAGAATGAAGCTGCacttttactattttttaaaagaggaatgagcttgattaaaaatagaaaagtttcTAGAATTCAGCAGTCTGTCACAGCAGGGGTGTGAAAAGCCATTAACAGATTATAATGTACGTACAAGCTCTTGCTTTGGCAGCGGGGTCTGGACTTCCACAGGTTGGTTAGGCTTCACTGCTTCCTTTGCAGTTATGGGCTCTATCAAGACAGAAAGAAGTGGGAAAGTAGAAATTGGTTGTTCCTCACAAGAGAAGCTTAGTGCAGACACTGTAAAGCTAGTCTACAATTAGTGATTACTGCAGACGTGCAACTCTCCCTGTTTTAAGGACTATTAACTCCATCCCCACCAAGCTGTTATTTTCAAACTCACCATCCTCTGGGGGGGCTGGAAAGGGCTCATTGATATGAGGAGGAGTTCGAGCtatggaggaagagaaaagaaaataaatgacgGAGCCATCCAAGGCTACAGATTAGTAATAGGTCAGCCTTGGAGCTGGGagatctccagcagctccactgaTTAGGGCAATCTGTGATCCAGCAAGCAGTTGTCTTCTCCAGACCTTGACATTATTGTTGAATTTAGCCAAAGGCTTTTAGCCTTCATGGATGGGACAAAGCTGACTCGTGTAGCTCACTGCTGAAGAATTATGAAGCACAAGGCACTGTCACAGCAAATCACATTGGAAAAACATTCACCTCCAATTAAACTCATTTACAAAAGTAAATCAAAATAATGACTTCCTCATGAAGAGTATCTCATTTTCCTcattaacagaaaatgagataTAGGCATTGCTCTGTGCCTCCTGAGCAACAATTATTGctttaacaaaacattttaccTTTCCTTCTTTAACAGAGGCCGCTGATTTTACACATATCAGAATTCTAAGCAAATAAAAGATCCCGTAATACAGTGATGCTACCTAACCAGGACAGGAAGGTTCCATGCTTACAATGGAGCTCTGGATTCTGGGCGAGATGTCAACCAGACATCACTGTATCCTAGTAAAGGGGTAACCTTTCAGAAGTTTACCAGTGTGCCTTGTGGTTCAGAGTCCAAGCATAGAACACTGAAGTCTTCTAAACTCTCTCAGGTCACAGGTGAAGCTGTTGTGGCAATACACCAAAGTTCGCTGCTGCTGAATCAGTTTAGTACCTACTGCTCTGAACTAGCCACATCACTCAAAAGCACAATAAGCCACGGTACTAACAGATGGCATTCCTGGGCTGGAAGATCTCTTTGTAATCCTCTGGGTTCTGGATCTCAGCCTTGGATTCCTTCTCATCCCGGTCCTCTTCACTGCTGGGACTGCGCCTCTCGCTCTCTGAACTGTGCTTCACTCTGATGTGAAACAAAGAGATGCTATTAGGGCCAGGTCCCACACGGACCCCCTCAGACAGAACAAAAGCACTAAGCTCCTTCTACGTTTCCTTACAATCTTGGAGTTACAACAAAGCAGATTTCCCTTACCTCTGAGGCTTGCTGCAGCTAGTTGAGGGTCTGTCATAGCTGCGACGAAGGGAGGACCCTGTGGGAGTGGGCTGAGCCAGAAGCTCGTTGTTCCTGAGCAGCCCATGAGGAACTGAACCTGACTTGGTGACTCTGCTGAGATCCACAACAAAGGAAGAGACTGTGCTTTGTGCAAAGGAAACTCCTATCTGCAGAGACAAAAGATCAAGGTAGTTCACTGAACAGCATGGACCGTGTCAGCCTTTCTGAGATCAGGCATGATGATGGAGTGACCCCGAGTGATGGTGCTTGAGAACGTGCCAACTCAGTGCTTTGGCTTTTTCAGTTGGAAACTGACAGCATTTCATAAGAGGCTGTGACAAAACATACGTTTTTATTCGGTATTGGTCAAGTTAAGCCCCCCTTCTTTCCTCCAGAAACCAAAGATGAAGTGGAGCACAAAGCTcctgaacaaacaaacaaaaaagcccagaAGCTTTGTCTAAGTGCAGGACAAACCGCATGGCCGCATGCAGTCTGACACAGCCTTACAGGTCAGGAGGCCTGCAAGCAGGCAGGAGGATTTATCTCATGTTTTGCAATGACCACCTCCCCAGCTCCTCACAAACGGTGCCTTACCAGCTGGTTGTGGCAGACAGATAAGTCAGCTACTTTTCCCCAGTTCACTACGACCACATCGAAACAGCGCTCTGGCTCCCAGCCGTACACACGCAGAGAATCCTGGAAGCCACCATACAAGCAGCAGCcatctgggttgaaaagaatACACCTGGGAGAAGGCAGATGGAGAATTTAGACACAACTTTCCAACGTCGCACACTCCCCAGGGCTGAATCCCTGACTtcactgaacacctccagcactgctctcagtaATTATCCCACTGATCTGGTGAACCAGTTCAAGTTTCTCTCCACAACTTTCCCTCTCATAAAATCTCCAGTCCCAACCCAGTTTTGGTCTCTGCCTGGCACCCTGCGGTAGGAATTTAATATACCTGACAGGAGTAGCCTCCTCTTCAATACAGCTCACAACGTGAAACTTCTCCAAGTCCCAGAAACGAATGGTCCTGTGCACAGGACAGAATAAAAATCATTGCTCATCTGTCTGGAAATCTGCCTTAGGATCAAGTATTAAAGTAACCCATCCAAAACTAGAACAACTTCCACTGTTTTGCATGCATGATGAACTGGCACAGAAGACCGGTGTAGCTAAGATCTAGAAATCCAGCCCGAGATGCTTAGAGGCTCTAGAAATATATAGGCTTTTAGAGCAGAACCAGAGCACCGCTCGTTATACACATAGGATTAGTGAGCCGCTTGAGCCCACTGCATTATTTTCTAGCACGGCAGAGAGCATCAGCAGTTTTGGATGAGAAGGTAAGAGCTCTATATTCTGTACATCATAGGTATGACATGCTGTTGGCTAGGTGACATGCTCTTGCAATGGTTTGAGTCGTGTGACATTCCTGCTTGTCATGTCCCTAAGAGGAAGGGCATCGGGAAAGGAAACTGTTATCAACaattccctcttttctctttcccctgtCTTTACCTGTCAGAGCTGCCAGAAGCCAAAAGGTATTCACTGGGATGGAATTCAACGACGTTGACTGGGCCAGAATGTCCTGTAAACTCAAACATTACCTTCCCAGCAGTCAGATCCCACAGCTGGAAGAAAGTAAGGACAGAGCCAGAAATTGATATGGTGTATCCAACTTAGTAAATTCTACTAATGAACAAGTACATTTATTTAGCAACTTTTGCTAAGATGACTCTTGCCATGTTTAGATATCACAATTCTACCATCACAAAAACCTGAATTTTCATGAGCATAGTGCTAACATATCTGTTGGACAAGGGCACTTCATCACGTGCGACTCATATTGGGATGCTCTGGGCCACTGGACATGATCCCCAATAAACACTTGTCCTGGCAAAGCCACAGAGCCCAGCCAGTTGCCTAACAAACAAAAGGGGCTATGAGTGACTGTTGCTAATGCCTGGttaaacaaaccaaccaaccaaccaaccagcaAGTGCAGTATTCCACATAATGTAAGGGAGATGTCATAATAAATTACCTTCACAGTGTGATCATCGGCAGCAGAGGCCAACCACTTGCCATCAGGACTAAACCGAAGACATCTCACTGCTTGTGTGTGGCTCTGcaaccagaaaaacaaacagaattttcctgttttttttctttttttcttcctttagagGGAATTCTGGCTTTTGTCTTTcagtatagaatcacagaatcacagggttagaaaggacctacaagatcatgtagtccaactgtccttctctcaccattactaccactaagctactaaaccacatcttgtagctcctcatccagacgcctctcGAACACCGccagggatggagactccaccacctcccctgggcagccattccagctcctgaccactctttgagagaaaaagattttccttatgtctaacctaaacctcctctggtacaacttgtggccatttccttgggtcgtgttcccctgggggacaccacttgtaatggGTTGCCAactggacttaactccattaactactacccGTTGGGCacggccctctagccagttcttTACCTAGAAAATATGATACAGTGCAATGACATAAAATTGAGTAACTC
The sequence above is drawn from the Gallus gallus isolate bGalGal1 chromosome 11, bGalGal1.mat.broiler.GRCg7b, whole genome shotgun sequence genome and encodes:
- the KATNB1 gene encoding katanin p80 WD40 repeat-containing subunit B1, with amino-acid sequence MAAAVVTKTAWKLQEIVAHSSNVSSLVLGKSTGRLLATGGDDCRVNVWSVNKPNCVMSLTGHTTPIESLQISAKEELIVAGSQSGSIRVWDLEAAKILRTLLGHKANICSLDFHPYGSFVASGSLDTDIKLWDVRRKGCIFKYKSHTQAVRCLRFSPDGKWLASAADDHTVKLWDLTAGKVMFEFTGHSGPVNVVEFHPSEYLLASGSSDRTIRFWDLEKFHVVSCIEEEATPVRCILFNPDGCCLYGGFQDSLRVYGWEPERCFDVVVVNWGKVADLSVCHNQLIGVSFAQSTVSSFVVDLSRVTKSGSVPHGLLRNNELLAQPTPTGSSLRRSYDRPSTSCSKPQRVKHSSESERRSPSSEEDRDEKESKAEIQNPEDYKEIFQPRNAISRTPPHINEPFPAPPEDEPITAKEAVKPNQPVEVQTPLPKQELPETFQRPPIASSTPMPRAEPSVIPAARNEPIGLKASDFLPALKNQSQAELTDEEIMSQIRKGHKTVCMVLTSRHKNLDTVRAVWSTSDMKNSVDAAVATNDLSVVVDLLNIVNQTASLWKLDLCTVVLPQIEKLLQSKYESYVQTGCTSLKLILQRFLPLITDILAAPPSVGVDITREERLHKCRLCYKQLKNISNIVKNKSGLSGRHGSAFRELHLLMAVLE
- the KATNB1 gene encoding katanin p80 WD40 repeat-containing subunit B1 isoform X1; protein product: MAAAVVTKTAWKLQEIVAHSSNVSSLVLGKSTGRLLATGGDDCRVNVWSVNKPNCVMSLTGHTTPIESLQISAKEELIVAGSQSGSIRVWDLEAAKILRTLLGHKANICSLDFHPYGSFVASGSLDTDIKLWDVRRKGCIFKYKSHTQAVRCLRFSPDGKWLASAADDHTVKLWDLTAGKVMFEFTGHSGPVNVVEFHPSEYLLASGSSDRTIRFWDLEKFHVVSCIEEEATPVRCILFNPDGCCLYGGFQDSLRVYGWEPERCFDVVVVNWGKVADLSVCHNQLIGVSFAQSTVSSFVVDLSRVTKSGSVPHGLLRNNELLAQPTPTGSSLRRSYDRPSTSCSKPQSRVKHSSESERRSPSSEEDRDEKESKAEIQNPEDYKEIFQPRNAISRTPPHINEPFPAPPEDEPITAKEAVKPNQPVEVQTPLPKQELPETFQRPPIASSTPMPRAEPSVIPAARNEPIGLKASDFLPALKNQSQAELTDEEIMSQIRKGHKTVCMVLTSRHKNLDTVRAVWSTSDMKNSVDAAVATNDLSVVVDLLNIVNQTASLWKLDLCTVVLPQIEKLLQSKYESYVQTGCTSLKLILQRFLPLITDILAAPPSVGVDITREERLHKCRLCYKQLKNISNIVKNKSGLSGRHGSAFRELHLLMAVLE